A region of the Stieleria neptunia genome:
TCGGTCAACACGACTTTCGATTGTGCCGTGATGCTGCAGCGCAGAACCGAATCGGCGTTCGGATTGCTGACCACCTTGTAGGGCGTTCGTCGTTCGACTTCTTTGACCAGGGCATCGGTCAATTGGGGGCCCAAGTCGTGGCGGAAGGATTCGTTGCGAACCACGGGGATATGGACGGTGCGAATGTCACGTGGATACAGCGCCGCGGCCCCGAACTGATACGCCGAGCACCCGCCCAGCAGCAAAACCCCCCAAACTACCAAAAAGGTGTCGGACACCTTTTTGGGCATCCGTCGGGAGTCCAACGGACGACGGCCCGGAAGGGCCATCGTACTCGAAAGACCGATCGTCCTAAGCTGGGCGGTCCCTATAGCTTGCACACCAACACTCATGTTGGACTGGGGGGGCATCGGGCGGTGCATTATCGCAGCAGTTTTTTGCCGGTGGTTTCGGATGGAGTTTCCTGGGGAGACTCGTCCGGGGTTTCATCGTTGGTTTGCACGGAGTCGACGGTGACCAGAGGCGTCGATCGCTTGGACGAGGGGAACGCTTTGGCGATGGCGCGAATGGCGACGTTCTGCGTCGGCGTCGCGGGCAGATCCTCGATCTGTGCCAGCACCTCGCGGGCCCGCTCGGCTTGGGGCGTGGTGGGATGATCACGCAGGATCTTGCGATACAGCTGGGCTGCGGCGCCGAACTCTTTCCTGCGCTCGCGATACTTGGCTCGGAACGCGAGTTTCTCGGCTTTGTGGTAGGCGATTTCCGCCGCCGCGCGGGCGAGCAATTGGTTGTACTTTTCTTCGCGCAGTTCGGTGGGGAAGCGACGCCGGGTTTGCTTGACCAACTCGTCGGCTTCGTCCAGCACCAGTTCGCTGTACTCCGGCCCGCCGTAGATTTCCAGTTTGCAGCGAATCCCCAACAGGTGTGCCAGGAACAGGTGGTCGCTGTCGGTGAACGTCTCACGCAAGTCGGTCAAAAATTCATCGGCCTGCTCATACTGCTCGTTGCGAATGTGCTCCGCCGCGGCCGCCATGGTGGCGTCATCGGCGAGTTTGCCGGTGGGATCATCGTAGCGGATCTGGTCCAGCACCCTGATCGCGTGTCCATCGGCATCACGGAGCGGTCGCGTGGTGTCGAAG
Encoded here:
- a CDS encoding tetratricopeptide repeat protein, whose translation is MNKKNQQMDRSRRLPQWVWRPSLGASLLAGSLLASTTGCQSPGAASRSWLPKLPFRSVATSETETPEPVPAEETPRVASNPVTNAGGKLVSGLPSTNRLVGYVTGKKHEDIPRAKEYYRRGDELFRQAARAPKATRTGMFAEAAELFESAGKEAPGSGLHQDALFMQGESLFFANDLNAARDAFEKLQKDFPRNRHGDRAAARLFSISKYWIDVSKSGSDAWYSLNLFDTTRPLRDADGHAIRVLDQIRYDDPTGKLADDATMAAAAEHIRNEQYEQADEFLTDLRETFTDSDHLFLAHLLGIRCKLEIYGGPEYSELVLDEADELVKQTRRRFPTELREEKYNQLLARAAAEIAYHKAEKLAFRAKYRERRKEFGAAAQLYRKILRDHPTTPQAERAREVLAQIEDLPATPTQNVAIRAIAKAFPSSKRSTPLVTVDSVQTNDETPDESPQETPSETTGKKLLR
- the lptE gene encoding LPS assembly lipoprotein LptE — translated: MSDTFLVVWGVLLLGGCSAYQFGAAALYPRDIRTVHIPVVRNESFRHDLGPQLTDALVKEVERRTPYKVVSNPNADSVLRCSITAQSKVVLTETSSDDPRALDSAITVGATWMARDGRRLMQNSLASSESDSIGFSQSVRFVPEAGQSIDTANQEAIDRLARRIVSQMESRW